A region from the Pristiophorus japonicus isolate sPriJap1 chromosome 14, sPriJap1.hap1, whole genome shotgun sequence genome encodes:
- the fam110d gene encoding protein FAM110C → MKPVTPASPPSPLRLLNKGPEYLRRQMENDNRGRALSAVERLEADKPKYVKSQQAMSAKQEPTAGPCATPPSSARNRVWPSEARGPCQDFDARKENTNLERLNNVRNGLLDKPTHDTVVTRRTISKRVMRPDSLIIYRQKRDCKAGGNENSRGYNFIRRLFQGSMRDKQVASLELPKIILKEDGASFSEGSSPLSPMCRLNDSGATKAERHCVNLFNHKEIVGSASPTLHVTSTHSLSSDPSEANAQVALRSRTLQRSNSDLPLRNSVASSEEERFFNYCGLDLDVAEHLGLANFSPAASDSISPSVQNVSMTESEGSEFSRWSRDGEGLYEEEIHEQISLGISVIERNARVIKWLYGCKRAKEGPKESTV, encoded by the coding sequence ATGAAGCCGGTCACTCCAGCCAGCCCCCCCTCACCTCTCAGGCtattgaacaaaggcccagagtatCTACGCAGGCAGATGGAAAACGACAACAGGGGGCGGGCGCTGAGCGCTGTCGAGAGGCTGGAAGCAGACAAGCCCAAGTACGTCAAGAGCCAGCAAGCCATGAGCGCCAAGCAGGAGCCCACCGCCGGGCCTTGCGCTACACCGCCATCTTCCGCTCGGAACCGGGTCTGGCCGAGCGAAGCCAGAGGGCCCTGCCAGGACTTTGATGCCCGAAAAGAGAACACCAACTTGGAACGGCTTAACAATGTCCGGAACGGCTTGCTGGACAAGCCAACCCACGACACGGTGGTCACCAGGCGGACCATCTCCAAGAGAGTCATGAGGCCCGACTCCTTGATCATTTACCGGCAGAAACGTGACTGCAAGGCGGGGGGCAACGAAAACTCCAGGGGCTACAACTTCATCCGACGACTGTTTCAGGGGTCCATGAGGGACAAACAAGTGGCCTCCCTGGAATTGCCCAAGATCATCCTGAAGGAGGACGGTGCGTCCTTCTCCGAAGGTAGCTCCCCGTTGTCGCCCATGTGTCGTCTCAATGACAGCGGGGCAACAAAGGCCGAGAGGCATTGCGTCAATCTCTTCAACCACAAAGAAATCGTCGGCTCCGCTTCTCCAACCCTCCACGTGACCAGCACTCACAGCCTGTCAAGCGATCCTTCTGAAGCTAATGCACAAGTAGCTTTGAGAAGCAGGACTTTGCAACGCTCAAACTCTGACCTCCCCCTGCGTAACTCGGTAGCCTCGTCGGAGGAGGAAAGGTTTTTTAATTACTGCGGCCTTGACCTGGATGTGGCAGAACACCTCGGGCTGGCAAACTTCTCTCCTGCTGCCTCGGACTCGATCTCGCCCAGCGTTCAGAACGTCAGCATGACTGAGAGCGAAGGCAGCGAATTCTCACGCTGGAGCAGGGATGGTGAAGGCCTTTATGAAGAAGAGATTCATGAGCAAATCTCTTTGGGTATATCTGTCATTGAACGGAACGCACGGGTCATCAAGTGGCTATACGGTTGCAAAAGGGCCAAAGAAGGACCAAAGGAGTCAACAGTGTAG